Proteins encoded together in one Oxalobacteraceae sp. CFBP 8761 window:
- a CDS encoding GGDEF domain-containing protein, which yields MTTPTPGLAIGLVSRVLDLVDCGVIVLDAQACIVHWNGWLVQRCGRGAARVVGHPLIEVFPVLRGSCVEAAVQAALTDGTVTTHVPDAGNRNPFPLRPAGSFDGDLIDQAVAVTPFDDVGQRFCLIEIRDISDTAERERRLLEHAEAMRARSFIDGLTGIANRRQFDATLARELRRARRGDTPLALLMFDIDTFKAYNDHFGHQDGDTCLIRVAQEIAGILKRPADLAARYGGEEFAAILPDTTLEQARAMAERIRAHIAALNLPHAPAAVYRHVTVSVGVAAFGPGRQTDEATLIDAADAALYAAKDGGRNCVVADGDTRPAAASSPAACPA from the coding sequence GTGACGACGCCAACGCCGGGTTTGGCAATCGGACTCGTATCGCGCGTGCTCGATCTCGTCGATTGCGGCGTGATCGTGCTCGACGCGCAGGCCTGTATCGTCCACTGGAATGGCTGGCTGGTGCAGCGCTGCGGGCGCGGCGCGGCACGCGTCGTGGGCCATCCCCTGATCGAGGTGTTTCCCGTTCTGCGCGGCTCGTGCGTCGAAGCCGCCGTGCAGGCGGCGCTGACCGACGGTACGGTCACCACCCATGTGCCCGACGCCGGCAACCGCAACCCTTTTCCTCTACGGCCGGCCGGCAGCTTCGACGGCGATCTGATCGACCAGGCGGTGGCAGTCACGCCGTTCGACGACGTGGGCCAACGGTTTTGCCTTATTGAAATCCGCGACATCAGCGATACCGCCGAACGCGAGCGCCGTCTGCTGGAGCACGCCGAGGCCATGCGGGCGCGCTCGTTCATCGACGGCCTGACCGGCATCGCCAACCGCCGCCAGTTCGACGCCACGCTGGCGCGCGAGCTGCGGCGCGCCCGGCGTGGCGACACCCCACTCGCGCTGCTGATGTTCGATATCGATACGTTCAAGGCCTATAACGACCATTTCGGTCACCAGGACGGCGACACGTGCCTGATCCGCGTGGCACAGGAGATTGCAGGCATCCTGAAGCGGCCCGCCGATCTGGCCGCGCGCTATGGTGGCGAAGAATTCGCGGCGATCCTGCCCGACACCACGCTTGAACAGGCGCGGGCGATGGCCGAGCGCATTCGCGCCCACATCGCTGCGTTGAACCTGCCGCACGCCCCGGCCGCGGTCTACCGCCACGTGACGGTCAGCGTGGGTGTGGCCGCGTTCGGGCCCGGCCGCCAGACTGACGAAGCCACGCTGATCGACGCTGCGGACGCGGCGCTGTATGCCGCCAAGGATGGCGG